The following proteins are encoded in a genomic region of Sphingopyxis sp. YF1:
- a CDS encoding type II and III secretion system protein family protein yields MARTLAVGLIAATLVSAPAQQAVAQAVQNASSSVDLSVGRGRLISLPAPMTDIFVADDKVADVQVRSSRQLYIFGKTPGETSIYATDASGRVVYSTVARVGNNIETIDQMLSLAMPEATIAANTMNGFVLLTGTVQSPDDAAEAERLVQAFVGEGTKVLSRLRTATPLQVNLQVRIAEVNRTLVKEISGNLLTRDKDGPLGNGFLGGVFSGRTPGTITDVPYPTAVFPGSPVPRPYDPVTGQIVNQTIMGTNYQFTNPSGARGLAGAGRLFGLDLMASLDIGERSGLVATLAQPNLTAISGETADFLAGGEFPIPIPGNFAGTTIEYRKYGVSLAYTPTVLSNGRISLRVRPEVSELSTEGAIEMQGFQIPALTIRRAETTVELGSGESFMIAGLMNNRSIGAIDKLPGLGDVPLLGTLFKSDSFRRGETELVIVVTPYLVQPVSANEIKLPTDAFQDANDLSRLLLGQTSNGVTGGERPKPRLEAVAPDADRPRGADASPGFSIK; encoded by the coding sequence GTGGCCCGCACCCTCGCCGTCGGGCTGATCGCGGCGACCTTGGTGTCCGCACCCGCGCAGCAGGCGGTGGCACAGGCGGTGCAGAATGCCAGCAGCAGCGTCGACCTGTCGGTCGGGCGCGGCCGCCTGATCAGCCTGCCCGCGCCGATGACGGACATCTTCGTCGCCGACGACAAGGTCGCCGACGTCCAGGTCCGCTCGAGCCGCCAGCTCTACATCTTCGGCAAGACGCCCGGCGAAACCAGCATCTATGCCACCGACGCCAGCGGCCGGGTTGTCTATTCGACCGTCGCCCGCGTCGGCAACAATATCGAGACCATCGACCAGATGCTCTCGCTAGCGATGCCCGAAGCGACGATCGCGGCCAACACGATGAACGGTTTCGTGCTGCTGACGGGGACCGTCCAGTCGCCCGACGACGCCGCCGAAGCCGAACGGCTGGTCCAGGCGTTCGTCGGCGAAGGCACCAAGGTTCTCTCGCGCCTGCGCACGGCGACGCCGCTGCAGGTCAACCTCCAGGTCCGCATCGCCGAAGTGAACCGCACGCTCGTCAAGGAAATCAGCGGCAACCTGCTGACCCGCGACAAGGACGGCCCGCTCGGCAACGGTTTCCTCGGCGGGGTCTTCAGCGGCCGCACTCCGGGTACGATCACCGACGTTCCCTATCCCACCGCGGTTTTTCCGGGCAGCCCGGTTCCGCGGCCCTATGACCCCGTTACCGGCCAGATCGTCAACCAGACAATCATGGGCACCAACTATCAGTTCACCAACCCCTCGGGCGCACGCGGCCTTGCCGGTGCCGGGCGCCTGTTCGGGCTCGATCTGATGGCTTCGCTCGACATCGGCGAGCGGTCGGGACTCGTCGCCACGCTGGCGCAGCCCAACCTCACGGCGATCTCTGGCGAAACCGCCGATTTCCTCGCCGGCGGCGAATTCCCGATCCCGATCCCCGGCAACTTTGCCGGCACGACGATCGAATATCGCAAATATGGCGTCAGCCTCGCTTACACGCCGACGGTGCTGTCGAACGGCCGCATCAGCCTGCGCGTCCGCCCCGAAGTGTCGGAACTGTCGACCGAAGGCGCGATCGAAATGCAGGGGTTCCAGATCCCGGCGCTGACGATCCGGCGCGCCGAGACGACGGTCGAACTGGGGTCGGGCGAAAGCTTCATGATCGCCGGGCTGATGAACAACCGTTCGATCGGTGCGATCGACAAGCTCCCGGGACTCGGCGACGTGCCGCTGCTGGGCACGCTGTTCAAATCGGACAGCTTCCGCCGCGGCGAGACCGAACTCGTGATCGTCGTGACGCCCTATCTGGTCCAGCCGGTGTCGGCGAACGAGATCAAGCTGCCGACCGACGCATTCCAGGATGCGAACGACCTGTCGCGCCTGCTGCTCGGCCAGACGAGCAACGGCGTCACCGGCGGCGAACGTCCGAAACCACGGCTCGAGGCGGTCGCCCCCGATGCCGACCGCCCGCGCGGGGCCGATGCCTCGCCCGGTTTCAGCATCAAGTGA
- a CDS encoding pilus assembly protein CpaE, with the protein MNAPFKAAGLREPFNAFVCDDDTLELIRVAANDMGWPIEKCNKGGLRNAVQSLSVSASPNILFVDMSESGDPINDINALAEVCEPGTVVIAAGQVNDVRLYRDLLSSGIQDYLLKPLSLDQVRESLTMAQAMLTAPKHAEMLDDKPHHMMAVVGVRGGVGASLVSTSLAWAMSEQASRQTALLDLDVHFGTGALTLDLEPGRGLIDAIDNPSRIDGLFIERAMVRASDKLSLLSAEAPIHQPVLTDGSAFFQLEEELRGAFEMTIVDIPRHVLVPFPHLVSEAGTIVLVSDVTLAAARDTIRLLSWFKQNTPGARVVLVANKFQSAVGELSRKEFESSIERPIDVVIPFDPKLVSQSAKLGKSYAEICKGTKASQVWTQLMRLILDGADSEDEAPAPAAKAKSGASLLGKLGGLGGMMVKKGAK; encoded by the coding sequence GTGAACGCGCCTTTCAAAGCAGCCGGGCTGCGTGAACCCTTCAACGCCTTCGTGTGCGACGACGACACGCTGGAGCTGATCCGCGTCGCCGCGAACGACATGGGCTGGCCGATCGAGAAGTGCAACAAGGGCGGCCTGCGCAACGCCGTCCAGTCGCTCTCGGTCTCGGCAAGCCCGAACATCCTGTTCGTCGACATGTCCGAATCGGGTGATCCGATCAACGACATCAACGCGCTTGCCGAAGTCTGCGAGCCCGGCACGGTGGTGATCGCGGCGGGGCAGGTCAACGACGTCCGCCTGTACCGCGACCTGCTGTCGAGCGGCATCCAGGACTATCTGCTCAAGCCCTTGTCGCTCGACCAGGTCCGCGAATCGCTGACCATGGCGCAGGCGATGCTGACAGCGCCGAAACATGCCGAGATGCTGGACGACAAGCCGCACCACATGATGGCGGTCGTCGGCGTGCGCGGCGGCGTCGGCGCGTCGCTGGTATCGACCTCGCTCGCCTGGGCAATGAGCGAACAGGCCAGCCGCCAGACCGCGCTGCTCGACCTCGACGTCCATTTCGGCACGGGCGCGCTGACGCTCGACCTCGAGCCCGGCCGCGGCCTCATCGACGCGATCGACAACCCGAGCCGCATCGACGGGCTGTTCATCGAACGCGCTATGGTGCGCGCGTCGGACAAGCTCAGCCTGCTGTCGGCCGAAGCTCCGATCCACCAGCCGGTGCTGACCGACGGCTCGGCCTTCTTCCAGCTCGAGGAGGAATTGCGCGGCGCCTTCGAAATGACGATCGTCGACATCCCGCGCCACGTGCTCGTCCCCTTCCCGCACCTCGTGTCGGAAGCGGGAACGATCGTGCTGGTCAGCGACGTGACACTCGCCGCGGCGCGCGACACGATCCGCCTCCTGTCGTGGTTCAAGCAGAACACGCCGGGTGCGCGCGTGGTGCTGGTCGCGAACAAGTTCCAGAGTGCGGTCGGCGAATTGTCGCGCAAGGAGTTTGAATCTTCGATCGAACGCCCGATCGATGTCGTCATCCCCTTCGACCCCAAGCTGGTCAGCCAGTCGGCGAAGCTCGGAAAATCCTACGCGGAAATCTGCAAGGGAACCAAGGCAAGCCAGGTCTGGACGCAATTGATGCGGCTAATCCTCGACGGCGCCGATTCCGAAGACGAAGCTCCGGCACCCGCCGCAAAGGCCAAGTCGGGCGCCTCGCTGCTCGGCAAGCTCGGCGGCCTCGGCGGCATGATGGTCAAGAAAGGCGCGAAATAG
- a CDS encoding CpaD family pilus assembly protein, translated as MKKIATWTILGLATALAGCTGTAHTNSSLDSVHQPVVRNSIHQFDVATSGGELPPSEQGRLQGWLDAMGVRYGDRIAIEDPSPYGSGAATATIRAMVGRRGLLLSDAVPVTTGLVPEGSVRVIVTRASAHVPGCPDWSSKSSINFNNATSSNYGCATNSNLAAMVADPNDLIKGASEVNQDPLTATRAIKTYREKAPTGAGELKGTQTSGGSK; from the coding sequence ATGAAGAAGATCGCAACTTGGACGATCCTGGGCCTGGCGACGGCGCTCGCGGGATGCACGGGTACCGCGCACACCAACAGCAGCCTCGATTCGGTGCACCAGCCGGTGGTCCGCAACAGCATCCACCAGTTCGACGTCGCGACCAGCGGCGGTGAACTGCCCCCCAGCGAACAGGGCCGCCTGCAGGGATGGCTCGACGCGATGGGCGTGCGCTACGGCGACCGCATCGCGATCGAAGACCCCTCGCCCTATGGCTCGGGTGCGGCGACCGCGACGATCCGGGCGATGGTCGGCCGCCGCGGGCTGCTCCTCAGCGACGCGGTGCCGGTCACGACCGGTCTCGTACCCGAAGGCAGCGTGCGCGTCATCGTGACCCGCGCCTCGGCGCACGTTCCCGGCTGCCCCGACTGGTCGAGCAAGTCGTCGATCAACTTCAACAACGCGACCTCGTCGAACTACGGCTGCGCGACGAACAGCAATCTCGCCGCGATGGTCGCCGACCCGAACGACCTGATCAAGGGTGCCAGCGAAGTGAACCAGGACCCGCTCACCGCGACGCGGGCGATCAAGACCTATCGTGAAAAGGCGCCGACGGGCGCCGGCGAACTCAAGGGAACGCAAACGAGCGGAGGTAGCAAGTGA
- a CDS encoding type II secretion system F family protein: protein MDLSVILIIASIFLALTMLVIAFGGPSVGKAKSRRIAGFKDRHAASTEAVVAAQMRKTIQASGGQGNTSLSNLMPRREEMEKRLRRTGKGWTVSQYMLASMLIFIVATGALLVLRAPLLLGGLVGLMAALGLPYAVVGSLIKKRVAAFNTRFPDAIDLLVRGLRSGLPVTETFQVVSQELPGPVGEEFKGVVERIRIGNTMEAALQESAEMLGTPEFQFFCITIAIQRETGGNLAETLANLSDVLRKRAQMKLKIKAMSSEAKASAYIVGALPFFVFGLVWTMNPSYLEGFFYEERLIIAGLGGLLWMSIGAFIMARMISFEI from the coding sequence ATGGACCTGTCAGTCATCCTCATCATCGCGAGCATCTTCCTGGCGCTGACGATGCTCGTGATCGCCTTCGGCGGACCGTCGGTGGGCAAGGCGAAATCGCGCCGCATCGCCGGTTTCAAGGATCGCCACGCCGCCTCGACCGAGGCGGTGGTGGCGGCGCAGATGCGCAAGACGATCCAGGCGTCCGGCGGTCAGGGCAACACCAGCCTGTCGAACCTGATGCCGCGCCGCGAAGAGATGGAAAAACGGCTGCGGCGCACCGGCAAGGGCTGGACCGTCAGCCAGTATATGCTGGCATCGATGCTGATCTTCATCGTCGCCACCGGCGCGCTGCTGGTGCTGCGCGCGCCGCTGCTGCTCGGCGGGCTGGTGGGGCTGATGGCCGCGCTCGGCCTGCCCTATGCCGTCGTCGGCAGCCTGATCAAAAAACGCGTCGCAGCGTTCAACACGCGCTTCCCCGACGCGATCGACCTGCTCGTGCGCGGCCTGCGGTCGGGTCTTCCCGTCACCGAAACCTTCCAGGTCGTCAGCCAGGAACTCCCCGGCCCGGTGGGCGAGGAGTTCAAGGGCGTGGTCGAACGCATCCGCATCGGCAACACGATGGAGGCCGCGCTCCAGGAATCGGCCGAAATGCTCGGCACGCCCGAATTCCAGTTCTTCTGCATCACCATCGCGATCCAGCGCGAGACCGGCGGCAACCTCGCCGAAACGCTCGCGAACCTGTCCGACGTGCTGCGCAAGCGCGCGCAGATGAAGCTGAAGATCAAGGCGATGTCGTCGGAAGCCAAGGCATCGGCCTATATCGTCGGCGCGCTGCCCTTCTTTGTCTTCGGCCTCGTGTGGACGATGAACCCCTCATATCTGGAGGGCTTCTTCTACGAGGAGCGGCTGATCATCGCCGGGCTCGGCGGCCTTCTGTGGATGAGCATCGGCGCCTTCATCATGGCCCGCATGATCAGCTTCGAAATCTAG